CAGGGGTTGAAGATCGCGTGCCCCGAGGAAATTGCCTACAACGCCGGATGGGTCAGCTCCGATGAACTCCTGAAGCAGGTGGAACCGATGAGAAAGAACACCTACGGCCAATACATCCTAGCCCTCCTTAACAAGTAATCCCCTATGAACATAGTCGAAACCGAATTATCCGGAGTCCTTGCCATTGAAGTTGACAGGCATGGCGACTCGCGGGGCAGCTTCGTTGAATCGTGGCACAAAGAGAAATATGCCCGTCTCGGGGTCAGCGTCGATTTTGTGCAGGACAATATTTCGTATTCCAGAAAGGGCGTACTGCGGGGGCTGCACTATCAGAACCCGAGCCCTCAGGGAAAACTCGTTTACGTTCTGCAGGGGGAGGTATTTGATGTCGCGGTTGACATCCGTGTCGGTTCCCCATCCTTTGGTAAATGGTTTGGCATGACGCTCTCATTTGAAAACAATAAGCAGCTCTACATACCCGAGGGCTTCGCCCACGGATTTGTGGTTACAAGTGATGAAGCGACCGTTGCCTATAAATGCACAGGGTTCTACAAGAAGGAATGCGAGAAGACCATTCGATGGGATGATCCGGATATCGGGATTGTGTGGCCTGCCGGGAATCCAATCTTGTCGGACAAGGACCTCGCAGGTCTCTCGCTCAAAGACATGGACGCTAGGGATCTCTTTGCATTTGATCCTAAGCTGTGAAGAGTATAACGTGATCTTTCTGCTCGGCCTTGAGAGAGAGTCGTCGTATGGACAATTCCAAAGCCGGGTTTGTCATTCCCGCTTGCGATTGGCGGCCTGCCCGCCATTAGGGGGCTGGTTTGGCAGGCGGGGAATCCCTGCTTGCGGTAGGCAGGAAGACTGCGCATTCTGGACTCCCGATTGAATCATTCGGGAGTGACATGCGTTGTTTTGGTGCGTCATGGTATTGTAATCCCTTCGTCTAGCCGGATGTTGAAAAACAAACCGCAAAGGGCGCAAAGGACCGCAAAGAAAAAGTTGAGTATCCTTTTCCATCCAAAGACTCGAACCTTTGGCGCTCTTGGCGGCCTTGCTTGCCCCGAACGATGTTGGTTCGGGGGCAGTTCATCTTATTCTTGGAACCTAGAATTGCATTTGCCTACTAGGGTCTTTGCCTGCCCGCCTCGGGCAATTCCAGAGGCAGGCGAGCGTGAGTATTCTTTTGGCAACAATTGAGCGGAGTACATGAAAGTCGCTGTCATCGGTGCAAACGGCCAGCTTGGAACGGAGATCGTCAAGGGCTTCTCGGATGAGACCGTCATCGCGTTGACGCAAAGCGACATAGAAATCAGCGAGATCGGCTCGGTGGAAAAGGCGTTCGCGAATGTATCGCCGGATCTCGTTGTCAACACAGCCTCGCTCGTCAATGTTGAACTGTGTGAGAAGGAGCCAGCAAAAGCGTTCCTCATCAATGAAACGGGGGCGCTGAATCTGGCACGTGTCCTGGAAGAAAGGAAGATCCCTCTTCTCCATATCAGCACGGACTACGTGTTCGACGGAACCAAGAGGTCGCCGTACGATGAATCTGACGACGCGAAACCTCTCAATGTCTACGGGGCTTCAAAGCTGGCGGGCGAGCGTGCGATCCAGGCCGTCTGTTCGCGGCACTTCATTGTGCGCACATCGGGGCTCTACGGCCACGCTCAATGCATGGGCAAAGGTGCGAACTTCATCGAGAAGATACTTGCCCGCTCGAAAGAGAAAAGTGAGCTTCAGGTCGTTGACGATGAAGTACTGACGCCGACGTACACGCTTGACCTCGCAAAACAGATTCGCGTCCTGACAAGAACCGGTGAATTCGGATTGTACCATGCAACGAATAACGGCGAATGCTCATGGTTCGAGTTTGCGAAGGAGGCCCTGCGGCTCGCCGGGTCTTCTACCAGAGTTGTGCCTGTTTCGTCGGCGATCTATCCGTCCGAGTTGAAGCGTCCGGCATATTCGGTCTTGGCTAATGCGCGGCTCATTGCTCAGGGCCTTGATCAGATGCCGGCGTGGCAGGAGAGTCTGAAGGCGTATTTTGAATACCTAACCTCGTGATTCATTATTGGATGTTCGATATTGTCCGCCGAAGGCGGATGCGCCTATGGCGCAGATATTCCTGTGGTTCGTTCCGGTGAATAATGAATATCGAATTATCGAACTCCGAATAATGAAGTTGGCAACTCAGCTGGGTGGCACCTCATAAGCTCCACTGGTCGTCGGGAGCTCTGCTCCTGACGTATTTGGCTTGAAAATCAATGTCTGTTCGGTCTCACATCCTGAGCGGAGTGTCGACGATTCCCAGTCAATACGCAGTCGAATGATGATAAGAGTCGGCCGCAATGCCAGCAGGTTATCGATGATTTGGTTCCTGATGAACACCCTTCGACTCCGTCCTTCGCCATGCTCAGGACTCCGCTCAGGGTGTATTATGTTTTTTGGGTACCTATGAAAAGAACCAGACATCCTGAGCGGAGTGTAGACGATTCCCAGTCGACACGCAGTCGAAGGATGCTCACGGCGTGTCCCGTCAGAGGAAGAAATAGTTGATGAACTGTCGTCTCTATATCGCTCGCTTCGCGTTTCTCTTTGGCTTGATCACTCTGTGTATGACTCACATCCTCAGTCAGTCCATCTACCTTCCGGTTGCGCACGAGGTCTATCCATTCCTCAAGCGTTTGGAAGCCCGCGGACTGCTTCCTGAGTATCGGGACGCGGCCAAGCCGCTGTCACGGCGTGTGCTCGCGATGCATCTCAAAACGCTCGCGGGGGCAGTTGACCGGATGACCGAAGTGGAGCGAGACGAGTACGAGTTCCTGAAAGGGGAATTCAACTATGAACTCTCGACGCTTGCCGGCGATCGTGAGCCGAGCGAGATTCGTTGGCACGTGATCTCCGAGACCTTCCCAGGCGGGATACTGAATCTTGAGCCGAATCTTCTCTTTGGCCAGACGAACATCGGAAAAGACAATGTCCGGACCAGGGGGCAGGGGGCGAAATTCTACGGCTACGTGTTCGACGACATCGGGTACTATTTCAATTTCGTCGATAACCGAGAGGTTGGAACGGGAATCAACTTCGGCAGGGTGCATACACCCGAACCCGGCGTACTCCCGACGAACAATCTTGAAAACCTCCCCCGGACGGTGCTCGAATACAACACGACGGAGGTCCAATTCACTTTCCATATCGGCGCTTTCAGTTTCTCGCTCGAAAAGATGCAGAACATCTGGGGGCTGGAACGGAACGGTAACCTGGCGTTCTCCAACAAGGCCCCGTCCTACCCGCAGATCAAGCTCCGGGTGCCGGTGACCAACTGGATGGACTTCATCTACCTCCACGCCGAGCTGAACTCGAACATTATCGATTCAACACGGTCGTACTTTCTGCACAGCTCCTCGATAGCGGACTATTATCGCCAGGTCGACCGCACAAAATACATGGCAGCCCACATGGTGGAGTTCACACCCGTCCACGGTGTGGACGTGTCGATCGGCGAGTCGGTGGTCTACAGCGACCGGGGTCCGCTCCTGATCTACCTCATTCCGATCATGTTCTTCAAGTCAGCCGAGCATTACAATCTCGACAAGGACAACATCCAGTGGTTTGGCAACCTGGACCTGAATCTGATCAGGAACGTGAATGTCTATGGTTCTTTGTTCATCGACGATCTGTCACTCGACAAGATACTCATTGCAGAAGAGCACCCGAACTATTTCGGTTACTCGATAGGGTTTCAGACGTATGACGTGCTCCTGAAAAATATCGAGTTCAACGCCGAGTACACCCGCATCAACCCCTGGGTCTACACCAACAAGATCACGCCGACCGACTTCACAAACAACGGGTACGTCATGGGGCACTGGATGGGGCAGAATGCGGACAATCTGATGCTCGATTTGAGTTACAGGCCGGTGCGCTCAGTCCTGATCGGAGCATCCATGCAGGTCTATCGCAAGGGGGGACTCAAAGACATCTCGTACCAGTATACGTTGCCGGCCTCACCGTTTCTATACGGTCCGCTTCACGAAGAACGGGCCTTCGGTATGCATGCGCGGTATCAG
The Ignavibacteriales bacterium DNA segment above includes these coding regions:
- the rfbC gene encoding dTDP-4-dehydrorhamnose 3,5-epimerase yields the protein MNIVETELSGVLAIEVDRHGDSRGSFVESWHKEKYARLGVSVDFVQDNISYSRKGVLRGLHYQNPSPQGKLVYVLQGEVFDVAVDIRVGSPSFGKWFGMTLSFENNKQLYIPEGFAHGFVVTSDEATVAYKCTGFYKKECEKTIRWDDPDIGIVWPAGNPILSDKDLAGLSLKDMDARDLFAFDPKL
- the rfbD gene encoding dTDP-4-dehydrorhamnose reductase, whose amino-acid sequence is MKVAVIGANGQLGTEIVKGFSDETVIALTQSDIEISEIGSVEKAFANVSPDLVVNTASLVNVELCEKEPAKAFLINETGALNLARVLEERKIPLLHISTDYVFDGTKRSPYDESDDAKPLNVYGASKLAGERAIQAVCSRHFIVRTSGLYGHAQCMGKGANFIEKILARSKEKSELQVVDDEVLTPTYTLDLAKQIRVLTRTGEFGLYHATNNGECSWFEFAKEALRLAGSSTRVVPVSSAIYPSELKRPAYSVLANARLIAQGLDQMPAWQESLKAYFEYLTS